The genomic stretch GAGATTcagtgagagagaccctgtctcaaaaattgattgatattgattgattgattgattgattgattgataaggtagagaatgattgaggaagacaccaaaAAATCAACCTCTGGcttgcgcacgtgcacacacacacacacacacacacacatacacacacaaacacatgcctgcacatacacgcacacactaaagactagaaaacatggaaggaaggaaggaaggaaggaaggaaggaaggaaggaaggaaaggagggagggagggagggagggagggagggagggggagggagggaggcgcTTGGCTCCTTGTCCTCCCATTCCGCTCTGTTTCCTTCCAACACTTAGATCCTAAAGTACCTGCAAGAACAGAAAGACAGCCAGTGCCTGCATGTGGAGGAGTACCAGAACCTCGTGAAGGACCTGCGCTTGGAGCTGGAAGCCGTGTCAGAGCAGAAGAAAAAGATCATGAAGGGTAAAACGGGACTGTGAGCCGAAGCTGGGGCCAGAGGGCACCTGGCCTCGGGTGGGTAAGCAGCGCTGTCTCGCCTCACTAGACATGATGAAGCTGGAGCTAGACCTCCACGGGCTGCGGGAAGAGACGTCATGTGTCATCGAGAAGAAGGACAAGGAGACTGTCTTCCTGCAGTACCGGCTGCAAGATCTGCAGCAACAGTACACAGAGTCACAGAAGCTGTCCCTAAAGAAGGACAAGGTGAGTTAGCCTGCTGCGGGTCCTGATTGGTGCAGCCACGGGGGCCAAGTGTGAAGCCGGTCTTGGCCAGGAGCGGCTTTGTGTGGCTACTAGAGAGACCAAGGACTCTCCCAGCCAGGCGTCACTCACAGAACTTCTTTGGCATTTCTAATAACAAGTGAAAACTGGGTGTCAAGCTGGGCACGGTGGTGtgtatgcctgcaatcccagcatttgggaggctggggcagggagattacaagttcaaagccagcctaggcttcATAATGAGCCTCTGTGTCAAAAGCAAACCACattgtgtgcacgcacacacacacacacacacacacacacacacacaaattcgcAGTTATCTTTTGCCTGCATAAATCAGAGCATATGAGACGTTAGTGGAGCCATGCTGCAGCCTATGAGGTCTATCGCCACTGTTATAAACCTGTCCCTGGAAAAGCAGAGAACCAGTTGCCAAGAACGGGAAGATTTTAAAACCAGTACAAGCCTTGATGGTCAGCACAGTTCAAACCCTGTACTTTCCTCAGCACCATAAAAAATAATACAATTGATTGTTTTTCATCATTAAAACCTCCCTCTTGTGTTAAAATATGGCTGAAACCCAGCAGTCAAGACAGAAGCATCCAGagcgttaaaaaaaaaaaaaaaaaaggcgccCATAGATATGTTCATTTAGCACTCCTGACTGCCTATGATATGCTAAACACAGTTGtgccactgacacacacacacacacacacacacacacacacacaccagtgggtAACAAAATTAACATGTTAATCCTGAAAGAGCTGCAGAGGAGATTGGCAAGTTTCTGAAACAGCTTGGTGCCTGCTTTACCGGGTTGTAATGGAGGGCTTCTCAGATGAGGTGACCCTGGGCAGAGATTGGAAGGCAGGGACAGACCTACCAGGTCAAACCGATGGTGTAATGACTAATATGTGAGAGACAGAGCTGAAGGCAGGGGTCTTAAGGAAGAACACTCCAGACGGAGAGCACACAGCAAGCCCAGAGACCCTCCAGCCCAGGAGGCGAGCTGAGACTGAGACAGGTGGGGGTTCCCAGATGCCAGGCCAGACGGTAGCCTAACCAGAACCAGACCATGAGCCTCCTGGGACATGGCTGTAAAGACTTGGGCCTTTTTCTAAGTAAGGACGGAGCCAGCAGAGGGATTTGAACACAGGTAGCTCTGGCTGGCACTCCGAAAGTTCCCATCTGGCTATTTCAGTTAAAAATAACCTGAGGGGACCCAAAATGGTAGCAAGGAGCTCATGTAGAAGCTTCTTGGAATATCCCAGCACGGCGTGCCAGTGGCGTGCACGAAGATGCCGTATAACTTGTATGGCTGATACTCAGGCCTCTCCCAGCACCCCTTCTTCTCTCACATCCTCagttgctccaagacaaggacGAGAGGCTGAATGAGCTGGAGAAGAAACTGACACAGGTGCAGTGTCTCTTTTTGGAGAAAGAAACGGAGCTGGAGAAGCTGCAGTCTACGACAAAAGAACTGGATGCAAACCTCCAGGAAGTGAGGCAGAGCACATCCAAAATAGACAACGAGGGCCTTCGGTCTGAGATCCAGAAGCTGAAGGAGAGTCTTGAGGAGGCCAGGGAGCAGCTGAGAGTGTCAGGTGAGACCCCAAGCTCACACTGCCCCACCACACTTCCAAACCTCTTTCCCCAAATGGCCACACTAGGGTCCTAGTCCACACCCCGACGACAACTTCATCTTGCAGCTCTCAGCAGTCCCTCAACTCTCCTGAACTCTCAGTTCTAAACCCCAGAACCCCTCTGAAGCCCCTGCTATAGCCTGTTGGTCCCATCATTCCCTCAGCCACCTTAGATGAATGAACGTCCCAGAGAGGACAGGGTTCTGCCCTTGCTTCCTGACATAGCATTTTAGCTCTGTCTTCTCCAAGACCTTCGCTACACACCTTGTCTCTTGCTTCCTTCCCTTCGTTTTCaatcccacccaccccttccagctTCCAAACACACTCTGTTCTATAACATGTGCTCACCTCTCTGAGGAGACTGCTTTCTCCACTGCTTTCTCTTGCCTTGGGTACAGGGTTTCTTCGGGATTGATGACAGTGATTTGGGgtggttttgattttggttttgattttggttttggttttggttttggtttgtgtttgtttttcaagacagagggTTCTCTGTATAACAACCCTGGCTGTctttgaagaccaggctggcctcaaactcacaaagatctgcctacctctgcctcctaagtgctgggatgaaaggtgtgccaTTACCACACCTGGTGCGGGGACAATGTTCTTGTCTTGATAGCTATACAACCTTGAGAGTTCATAAAACTCACTGCATCAGCCACTCTAAAGAGGTGCATTCAATGCTAGATGAGTTGGTTGTCGGTGTAAATAGAAGATTGGAGCCTTGCTCCTCTCTTCCTAGCTCTGTCCTGACAACATTAGCCACCTACACTCAGGCCTCCGCTTTGTAGAATTACCCCCTCCATCTGACACAGACCTAACACACACTATCTTGTCTCCATGCCCTGACCAGAGTCCTCCCTCCCAGCAGGCGCTGCCCCCACCCTCTCCcgttctgtattcattctttaaGGAGCTCCTTCCTCAGATTCTCTGCAGCTGTGATCAGCCTGCCTTGGACGGACAGCATCTCCTAAGCACCCCATCTTCCCCTCAGCTGTTCCAAACAGGAAAATAATCtctcctgtgcttttttttttttttaattttcctgacTCCTTTTTACAAAATGTATGATTCCTTCTTCAGTGACACCATCTTTCTTCCCAATATACCAGACCAGGACACCTCATGGAAAGAATGGGAGGATTGTGTTTAAGGAAGAGTAGGGTGAGAGAACAcagtcaaccaaccaaaacaaaacaaaaccccccagtGACAGCTCAGCCGGGCCTCAGCCCTCAGTGGAGGCAGAGGATGGAGAGAGACTGCTGGAAGTCTTATCTAACTGAACACAttcctgtttgtttgtctttgtttgagacagagccaCACTATGTGGCTCTGACTGGTCTGGAAtgcactgtgtagaccaggttgggcCTCTAAAgctcttcctgcccctgcctccaatTTACACCACCACTGCCATTTTCCTAACGTGCTCTTTCCCCTCCACGTGTCTCTGGTTACTGCCTTTGAGTCTGAGTGTTTCTCTCAGGCCTTCAATCTTCTGATCGCCCTCTCACTACCTTCCGGCTCAGTCGCAGCCTTCCATCCCTCCCATTCTCCATCCCAGATCAACTACTCATCCCTCTCCCGCAAGCTCTTCACAGCACATTTGTTCCTTCCTAGAAtaggttcctcctcctcctaagtCTGAAtcagtttccctccctcctcacaaGTCCATTCACAGCTGTCACGGCTGAGTCCAGGGCAGGGTGAGTTTAGCATGGCAAGAGTTCTCAGTTCACGTAGCTTGGTGCTTTGCAAATACATCAATAAATAACATTTCTGCATTCTCTGTAACGGATGGGTAACCATAGTGTTCACCAGACGAAAAACTCCTTGAGGCCCGGGATTTATCCCTAATGACAGAATGAGCTACAGAGGAGATGATGAAGAGTTTCTAGCAATTCGTTTCATTTTAGTCAGGGAGGAAACCATGGCTAAAGGGTAGTTGAAGACAGGCAATTCAGCAGAATTCCTGATGGCATCAGGAGAGGTGAGGACAGGCCGAGAACTGAAGTATGTCACAGAATCAAAGAGTTAGTCTTTAGTGAGTCCTGACCGAGCGTTCGACGCGCTCCCTCTCGCCCGGAGCCCTTCTTGCCTTCTTCAGATCAGAATCTAAGCCAGTGTAAGGATGAGGCGCACCTATCTGCAAATAACCTAGAGGACGCTCATCGGAAACTCGAGAACTGCCTTCTTCAGGACAAGCGGAAGGACGACGTCATTAAGGATCTGCAGAGCCAGCTGCAGAAGCTACAGAAGGAGTCTTCGGAAACTGAAGAGGAACGAAAAAACAACAGGTACCCcggcccccacccccagccccagccccagtcccaggACCATAGGTTAGCAACTGCCcagaagggagacagagaaatggcAGGCCCTAGGGTGGGATCATCTCCACCACCCATCACCCCAGACCCTGAAGCTCTTCCGGTGGCCACCTTGCTATAGACAACAGTTACTGGAGCTGAGCTCAGAACTCAATGAAGGCCAGAGACGGCTCTCGAGCGCAGAGAAGGAAAAGTCGCTGCTTCAGAAGACACTGgatgaagaggagaagaaaatcgACGAGCTGCTTCATGGCGCCAAGGTTTCTGAGCAAAAGGTGAGAGAGCAGGCAGGCCGTCCGTCCTGAGTGAGGCCGAGTAGTTCATGCTTTCTAACTTTCCAGAATTTGTGTTGAGCCGCTGCTAGGCCAGCCACTTAGAAGCCAGTTCCCATGGTCAAGAGCCAAGTGTTCTCAAAGATTATCTTTAAAAGTAACCAGAGGGCAATGCAATTGTCATATTTGGTTACTTGGCTATAATAAAGTGGCGGCACGACCAAGGAAACTTACTTGGGTTTATGGTGCAGTGGATTTAAGTCCAtcatggcggggggggggggggggttgggagggattGGTAGGCATGCGTGCTGGCCGGGGTCTCAGCATGAACCACGAGCACAAGGCAGGAACAGGGGAAAGCCTTACATCCTCAAAGCCCGTCCCGTACTTCCTCCGGCAAGGTCACAGCTCCTAACCTTCCTCTGAAAACCGTGCCAACAACTGGGGGCCAGGTAATCAAATGCAGGAGCCTGTGAAGGAccttctcattcaagccaccacagctggcttgttcatttgcttgtttgcAGTAAACGCTCACCTCCTGACCTATATCCCCAACCTGTACAGCCCTCCTGATGATGACCACAAGGCTGTTTCAACCCATCGGTTGAAAGTCTCTGATCCCCAATGCACCCCTTTTGTGCTCCTCTAGGATTTGCTCTTCGTGCCAAGAAGTTGTTACGGGAAGAGTTGGTTAGATGGACAAGAAAGTCGCCATTGTAGCAACTGGACCCATAGATAAATGGGTTTAGTTAATCCTACCACATCTGTGGAGGTAGGGGGCGGGGAAGAGCTAAGAAATCACCCTCACACGTGTTTCCACCCTCCTTTGTGTAAAACTGTCTGGATTTCTTTCCCCAAATATTATACTATGAAACTGtcttcctcccccccacccccgcccctccAGCAAAGGGAGCTAACGAACTCCCTAAGCAAGCTACAAGACGAACTTGCAGAAACAAAAAGGCTCTTGGAGGAGAAgcgagagcaactgaggaagagcAAAGATCAGGAAAAGGCACTGGAGGAAGAGATTGAGGCCTTGCGACAGGAAtcgaaaaagaaagagaagatggtgagagacagagaaaggaccTGGGAAGATCAGACTGTGGATGCAGGACCAAGAGggtggcagacagacagacacccggGGAGCTCAGAGCTCAACTGAGGAGGCTGAGAAGGGGACCAGtcaggaggacagggaggagagcTGGGGAGCCAcagggcagaggaggggagggagggggagagaaggagttTGTGATTAACCCATGTCCGGGGGTCGGGTGGGCTTCACTGTTCAATGGgagagcaggcaaaagagcaGTTGAGGAAactggaagaggagaaggagaacctCCAGGCGGAATTGAGCTCCTGCTCTTCACAACTGGACTCCTCTATCAACAAATACAATAACTCTCAGAAAGTCATCCAAGAGCTCAACACGGAGGTGAGTAGAAGCAGCCCCCCACAAAGGGGACCCTCAACTTCATGCCTGCTCTCCTCTCTGTGTCTTCACTGGCTTCAGGCACTGAGGCCCTGAAAGCTCATCTCATGAGTATTAATGGGTGAGGAAGATGGCTACAGACTGGTATTCTGAGGTGTAGGGGGGGGTGAGGTTCTTCTATAAGTAATAGGTTTCTCCTCACACTTGGGGAGCCCCTGCCCCAAACtacctggaattttccaccaaATCTTCCAACATTACAAGTTAGACAAAGAACTTTGAATTCGTTGTTTGGAGCCATTTGAGAGAGGACAATCTCACACCTAATTGGAAAGCACCAAAAGGTGGCAGGAGAGGGGCGTTTGATTCCGGCTCGACGTTTCGTTATGCAGATGAAAGGCATGGGACTGTGACATATTCTAGGAGCTGCTCTTGAATTCCCTCATTCTCTTTAGGTACCCTCCGTCTGCTTCCCTCTTAACAGTACACATCACTGTGATCCCCCTTTTACAAAGGAGAGAAAGGCCGAATCCCAGGGCCACTAATTAGTAAGTGATGGGACAAACCAGTGTTTGAACCTGGATCATCCAACTCTAATGCACGCCCTTTTTCTCCAGCGCACACAGTGATGCTTTCCCCCAGCGGAATATATTATACCTTCctggacaagaaaaaaaaatacacagtacTTAGACGACCAGTCTCTTGAGCTACCCTTCATCTTTCACGATACAAAAAGATCTGAAATCGCAGGACTACTGGAAGCTTAAACTGACACTTCCTATCAGCACTTTGTGACTCACTGTGGGAACGAAAAAGTCACAGTCTGAGCTGGCAGCGACGTGACCACCCGCCATGTCTCGCCCCTGAGAACTGAGGGACTGGCCTCGGGCTTGTAATTAATATTAACTAGTTTTGAGTTTACACAGTGTACAGTCACAGGTACTGGCATTCCTGGAGTCCTGTCCTCTGGAGCAGCAACTCTTGGTCATTGGTCTTGGTCATGCAGCTCCTTGAGAAGCCTCTTTCCATCTAAGGAATGCTGCCGAAGTGTTCAGTACGAGCCTGATCTCCAAAGATAGCCATGTAGATTTGGAAGTAAGAGTTCCAATATCGGAATCCCTCTGCTCCAAAAGTAAAAGGGATCTGTATgggtgttggtgttgttgttgttgtttgaggtttgttttggtttgttttggtttggttcggtttggttttgggttggttggttggttggtttttggtgtgtgagcattttcaacattttttatgttcaacttttaaaaaagcatttcccATAGATGTGATAGATCCACTGAATCAATAGTAGCTGTTAGACATGGGCTTAGGTTTGCTTTCTAAATATCTACTTCCCTTAATCAATATTCTATGTTCTATTTGGAACTTTTGCTATTTGAAAACAAGGAAATATATATTAAGaacttttccatttctttgatGGTCTCATGTTCCCActgtattttataatttctaatattaatataaaGCCTCATTCTTTTGTATGTAAGAATTCTACGAGCATCTTAGTAGGCTCGCTTATAAGTTACAGTCGTCTTTCAGTTTATTCTCACAAGGTGTGTGCTCgcgtacctgtgtgtgtgtgtgagtgtgggtgtaagtttgagtgtgtgagtgtgtgtatgtgtgagtgtgtgtgaatgtgtgtctctgtgtgtgagtgtgtgagtgtgtgtctgtgtgtgtgagtgtgtgagtgtgtgtgtgtgagtgtgtgtgagagtgtgtgagtgcgtgtgtctgtgtgtgtgagtgtgtgtgtctgtatgtgtctatgtgtgtctgtgtgtgtaaatgtgtgtgtaagtatgtatgtgtgagtgtgtgtgtgtgtgtgagtatgtgtaagtgtgtgtgtgcgtgtgtgtgagtatgtgtaagtgtgtgtgagtgtgtgtatgtgagtgtgtgtgtgtgagtgtgtatgtatgtgtctgctgtgtgtgtatgtgagtgagtgtgtgtgtctgctgtgtgtgtgtatgtatgtatgtgtgtatgtgtgtgcgttcaCATAGTGTTAGGGATCAAACCCCAGGCCTTTTGTACATTAGGCCCAGGAACTCCTTTCTTTTGAAAGTAGGGTCTCAcgagcccaggctgtcctcaaactcctgatcctcccacctctacctctaaaggcatgcaccacactgTCCAGCTCAGGGGTTATTTTTAGTAAGATGATTAAATCATTTGTAAACAACACAGTTCTCTAAACATTTCTTTGTAATACTTCTCTGCGTTTTATTTGTCTTGCCTTATCACATTGGACGGTATCTTCAGTATGATGGTGGGCTGCAACACTAGTAGGCATCTGGCTCTTTGCTCTAACACCATGCACCCGCTTGAGTGCAATGTGCCCAATGGGCTTGGTGCTGCCTTTATTGGCTTCCTTCAGTTCCTCAGTTACTAAGAGGTTTGTCAGTGTAGGTGTTGAATTCTGTCGAGTGCCTATTTCTTACTGTCAAGATGATACCATCGTTCTCCTTAACTCAATACTATAGCAGACATAATCATAGTTATGGTTCCTCTTTATGTTTCTAGCTTGGCTCCTGTTTTGTGCATCATGTATCTCTCTTTTAACACAGACTTAATCTAAGAACTGAAATGAGGTCAGCGTAGCTAAAACATTGTGAGCTGTATTTTTAAGAACAATGAAAAGCCATCGAGGGGATTTCCTGAAAGGGATGAGACACGCAGAACTCTGACTAATAGATGGAAATGTGTTGGGGAAGAGGGATGCGTAGCTGTGAGGAGACCCATTAGGAGGATGTGGAGATCAGAGTCATACTAGAGAAGACAGGCTGAGGGACGGACCATAGGACAAAGCCAGGAATCAAGGATGGCTTAGCGGCTACTCATCCTTCCTTCTGCTTCCAAACTTAGAAACAGATCTCTGTCCCAGACTTACAGTCTACAAGGAGACAGGAGTTTCCAGCAGTTAAACATATTACATTCATGGTAATTCACATCCATATGGTGACTGATACACTACAAAGCCTATTTACACGTGTCATCTCATTTAGTTGTCCCAAACACCACGTGAAAGGGCTCCAGCCTGTGAAGAAAGGACTGGGGGCCTGAGAATAAGCAACAGAACCTGGACCTCAACCCATATCATGTTATTCCACATCTCAACTGCCTTTAACCACTCCCTCCAGTCTACTCATTGCCAAGTTTAAGATGCAGAGTTGTTTTAAATATACTTCTGCCAGAGTTGTGTTCAGTAAGACACCCTCCTTGCACCACACAATATTTGAATCTCTAAATAGACTTTCATTCGACCAAAAACTTAAGGTTGATTATACGACTATTGCATGGCTATTTTGTGTTGGGCTCTAAGGTCCAACAAGGAGGCAGAGATGACCAAAATACATACAGGGCTGGGTAAGGAGAGTGCTGTATCATATCTATGAACTGGTATTGGGTTCTAGATCAGGTGCACAAGGGTATTcatgaacatatatgtgtgtacatgtagaaaccagaggacaacttccggtaattcctcatttctctctctctctctctctctctctctctctctctctctctctctctctctctctctgtgagacaggctctctcagtGACCTAGAAGTCACCAAATGGGCCAGTCTGCTTGGCCTGTGAATTCCAGGGGTATACTTGTCTCAATCTCCCCAGGACTGGGATTAATTATAAGAGCATACTcagcatttttttaatttttacgtATATGTATagtttgtctacatgtatatctgtgtaccacatgcatgcaataCCTGAGGAGGCTGGAGAAAGCATCAGAGTCCCCaggattggagttacaggtgcttgtaagccaccatgtgggagccaggaattgaacttgggtcctcactgggccatctctccagccctgagaccTCTGTATTTTAAACAGGTTCTATGAATCTAACTCAAATCCTTGAAAGCACTGTATAAACTGAGGTATCTCCCCAGCGCAGACAGACATCTTTCCATCAGTTAAACATATTTTGTGTACTTAGCAGGTCCCGGGgcttcccaccccccacccccgcatgcATTTTTATATTGGCGACATGGTAGCCATTAAGGGAAATGAGGCTGGAGGGATGCAGGGCAGCTTAGAAAGAGCTCTGCGCTTTGCATCAGTAAGATGGGGATGTGAACATGAATGTCTACAGCTATGAGGGAGAGCCCGACTCTTGCCTGCCTCCTCCAGTCCTGCATCTGCGCATGCCAGAAACAGCCTTGATGGTGATGTTCTTATTCCCTAAAGATAGCCCGCCAGAAAGACTCCATCATGATTCTGCAGACACAGCTGGATTCGGCCATACAGAAAGAGAAGAACTGCTTCCAGAACATGGTCAGTAAAGAAACTTACGAGGAACTTCTGCGGAAGTCAGGCACCTGCCAAGACGACCTGACACAGGCCCTGGAGAAGGTGAGGCCACGCCTACTCTCTGCCAAGGAAGTAGTCAAAGAAATCCGGGAGCTATGAGTGGACAGGGATCAGTTTCTTATATGACTGACACTCTTCGGTGCTTTTTAACCCTTGCCTGGACAGGGCTGTCCGCCCAATGAAGGCCCCCGTTGTCTTAGTTTTATATGTTGTTGTCTTTGTATTCGTGGTAAGGTGACAGACACCGTAATACCTAACCAGTCTTACCACTGGTGATTCACAGACAGGGTTCTTCCCAAAGTCAGGGGAATCCATGCCCCCTCTCTAGTAGTCATATCTACAGATCGGGGGATCAGAGTAGAAAAAGCGGGAATGGAATGACGTGGGATGAAAGACTGGGAAGGGAGGCGTAGAAAGCCACCCGctatccctccccttccctcggATCACCTGCCACCTGACCATGGGCACCACCACAGGGAGGGCCTGAACCTTCTGTACTAAAGACTCAGCAGAGGAGACCAAGGGCCCTGGAGGCCACTCTAATCCACTCTGTCTTTGCTGAAAGCTCACACAGGCAACCTCCGAGACAAAGAGCCTGCAGCGCAACTTGCAACAGACCCAGGAGAGGAAAGCTCAGCTGGAAGATGAAATCATGGCTTATGAGGAAAGGATGAAAAAGCTCAATATGGAATTAAAAAAACTGCAGGGCTTCCAACAGCAGAGTGAGCTAGAGGTAAGAGTCTGGGGGGCGGGCGAGGGGGGCGGGGCGTGCGCTCGGGCTCCCTTCCTGTTAGAGGTCCACAAGGTCACCTTTTGCAGGCAGAATTATTTAGCACTCAGCCTTTGGCTGCTGGGGTTCACTCCACCTTCCTTGCTTCTGGActgacaggcaggcaggaagctCAGAGCAGGGGCGCCCTCTGCTGGTCACTGGAAATAAAAGGCACACTCCCCCACAACCCCCTCCAAGACAATCTTCCAGGGTAGAGAGGGCGCTCTCCTCCTTGCCTggtcctgcccctgcccctgcccaacTACCCTCACTTTGCACTTCTGAGCAGGTGCACAACTTTGACAAGAAACTGGAGGAGATGGGCAACCAGGTGTTGCAGTGGCAGAGGCAGCACCAAAGTGACCTTAAGATGCTGGCAGCTAAAGAGACACAGCTCCGGGAATTCCAAGAGGAAATGACTGCCCTGAAAGAGAACCTCCTTGCAGATGAGAAGGAGGTGGGCACTGTTTGGATTCTGTCACTTCCTCTCCACACTGGGCAGTCTTTGGGGATGCCAGGAACAAggtatacatgcacacgcacatacacatacacttgtgaacacatacatgcaagcatgtgcgtgcacacacacacacacaaacgttgCATGCATTATTCAGCAGGGAGCACAGTCTGGATACTTCCGGCTCACCTCTAACCCAGACAAAGCCTTGTCCCAGCAAAAGACTCCGGCACATCAGTTTCCACTCAAGACGCCCCCCTCTCCCAGTTTGCTGCCCTCTGAGCATGTCCTGACAGGTTTTGCCACCCAACTGGTTAAGTAGCTTTCTAGACAAGTCATATAACCAGCAACAAGAGCAGGTCTACTCATGGCAGGAAGTCTTGGGACACTTTTAGGTGGCCACAGGACACTTGCTCAAAACACTTCTTCTTGGTTCTGCTGCGAATGTTGGCTCAGAACACTACTGTTTTAGAACAAGTCACTTCACTGGCATTAGCCTAGAATCGTTACTCTAAATGCACATGTCCGCCAGGAATGACACCTCCTCAAAGGTGTCACTGCCATGAGGAATGCAGATCCTGCATGTGGCAACTCTGGCCCCAGGTTGGACAGCAGAgttgattcccccccccccccagaagaaTCCAgatttgggggagggaggtagcagccagtgttctcatcCCTTATAGTCTCGTTGTCTTCTTTCATGCAAAGCCGAGCCTTATGCCTTCAAAGCCAGCACCCAAAGAGAACTATAGGCACCACCGGGAGAATGACCAGATTATGTGCAATGTGGAACAGTGGGCAAAGGAGCAGAAGTAAGTGTTTGAGATAGATGTAGGGTGGGTCCCAAGACCAGGAAGGGCTGAGAACCACAGTGGCCCATCACACATGCCTGCCTGAGAACCCACTCACACACAAGACAGAGGGGTCTCACCCCTTCAGGCTGTCTTACAAAGCCTGCAACATAGTAACAGAATAGCATTCCATGATGGGGGCGTTTCTATGAAGCTTCCTCTTCCCAAGTTGGGATTCAACCTCCGGTGGAAGCCAATCCCTTACAGACAAAGATGTCAGCAGAATATAAGTCCTTAGTGACTGACAAGGCTCTCCCTCTAGGGAATAGGTGATTGATGCGGGAGCCAAGGAGCCAGCAGAAACCCTGCCAGGAAGATCCATTACCCATCAGTCAGCTTCTGGCAGACCTAGGGAGGAGTCATTCTTCCCTCGTGTGTTTTGTTACAGGCTTGCCAATGAGAAACTGGGAAACAAGCTGCGAGAACAGGTTAAATACATTGCCAAGCTGACTGGTGAAAAGGAGTAAGTCCTCCTCCCTGGACAGTTGCCTCTTGGGACCACCCCTGGTTGATTGACATTCTGTATGGGGACCAGCCcccagggaagagaaaaaaacccaaagatcCCAGACGGACCCTGAGACCTGAAACAGCTCTTTTGCTACAGTGGCATTTCACTTGACTACACCAGACCTTAATTCCCCCTCTCAATGGTAACACAGTGAAGGACCgcccacctcctccctccccaaccGCCTCTGACTTTTCAGAGGCTGAGGGCATTAAGAAAGGAATGAGCAATGGCAGACAGGCTATGTGCAGGGACTGGAACAGAGGTCCATGAACGAAGGCACA from Rattus norvegicus strain BN/NHsdMcwi chromosome 19, GRCr8, whole genome shotgun sequence encodes the following:
- the Pmfbp1 gene encoding polyamine-modulated factor 1-binding protein 1 isoform X8, yielding MRYGTSSVIVFIIHLANITPSTSKMDRTTLPSFRPFTKMLKLKGEFRTAKGLKDENKKQAQTLVFTDNQVEFKSNKQYHLRQLQQLKKKLLTLQQELEIRTQELQASYRSLLQYQSILEKQTSDLLVLHHHCKLKEDEVILYEEEMGSHSKNTGEKLHLAQEQLALAGDKIVSLERSLNLYRDKYQTSLSNIELLECQVKMLEEELSGLICQDPENKGDHSKVRIYTSPCMIQEHQETLKRLSEVWQKVSEQDDLIQELRNKLACSNSLVLEREEALIKLRADFASYTATHRHPPTSSEDCEDITKILKYLQEQKDSQCLHVEEYQNLVKDLRLELEAVSEQKKKIMKDMMKLELDLHGLREETSCVIEKKDKETVFLQYRLQDLQQQYTESQKLSLKKDKLLQDKDERLNELEKKLTQVQCLFLEKETELEKLQSTTKELDANLQEVRQSTSKIDNEGLRSEIQKLKESLEEAREQLRVSDQNLSQCKDEAHLSANNLEDAHRKLENCLLQDKRKDDVIKDLQSQLQKLQKESSETEEERKNNRQQLLELSSELNEGQRRLSSAEKEKSLLQKTLDEEEKKIDELLHGAKVSEQKQRELTNSLSKLQDELAETKRLLEEKREQLRKSKDQEKALEEEIEALRQESKKKEKMAKEQLRKLEEEKENLQAELSSCSSQLDSSINKYNNSQKVIQELNTEIARQKDSIMILQTQLDSAIQKEKNCFQNMVSKETYEELLRKSGTCQDDLTQALEKLTQATSETKSLQRNLQQTQERKAQLEDEIMAYEERMKKLNMELKKLQGFQQQSELEVHNFDKKLEEMGNQVLQWQRQHQSDLKMLAAKETQLREFQEEMTALKENLLADEKEPSLMPSKPAPKENYRHHRENDQIMCNVEQWAKEQKLANEKLGNKLREQVKYIAKLTGEKDKEPSRRNSHLPSSPLFPSHSHLHNVMVHLQQENKKLKNEIEEKKLKAGNPRICAKVLGPCKLEPSQKGKLCGALGWRGVCQDPLPKMDLTKYTGVPHCSGSSYC
- the Pmfbp1 gene encoding polyamine-modulated factor 1-binding protein 1 isoform X3 is translated as MRYGTSSVIVFIIHLANITPSTSKMDRTTLPSFRPFTKMLKLKGEFRTAKGLKDEAGERDREVSNLNSKLLSLQLDIKNLHDVCKRQGKTLQENQLCVEEAMLKTNHNKKQAQTLVFTDNQVEFKSNKQYHLRQLQQLKKKLLTLQQELEIRTQELQASYRSLLQYQSILEKQTSDLLVLHHHCKLKEDEVILYEEEMGSHSKNTGEKLHLAQEQLALAGDKIVSLERSLNLYRDKYQTSLSNIELLECQVKMLEEELSGLICQDPENKGDHSKVRIYTSPCMIQEHQETLKRLSEVWQKVSEQDDLIQELRNKLACSNSLVLEREEALIKLRADFASYTATHRHPPTSSEDCEDITKILKYLQEQKDSQCLHVEEYQNLVKDLRLELEAVSEQKKKIMKDMMKLELDLHGLREETSCVIEKKDKETVFLQYRLQDLQQQYTESQKLSLKKDKLLQDKDERLNELEKKLTQVQCLFLEKETELEKLQSTTKELDANLQEVRQSTSKIDNEGLRSEIQKLKESLEEAREQLRVSDQNLSQCKDEAHLSANNLEDAHRKLENCLLQDKRKDDVIKDLQSQLQKLQKESSETEEERKNNRQQLLELSSELNEGQRRLSSAEKEKSLLQKTLDEEEKKIDELLHGAKVSEQKQRELTNSLSKLQDELAETKRLLEEKREQLRKSKDQEKALEEEIEALRQESKKKEKMAKEQLRKLEEEKENLQAELSSCSSQLDSSINKYNNSQKVIQELNTEIARQKDSIMILQTQLDSAIQKEKNCFQNMVSKETYEELLRKSGTCQDDLTQALEKLTQATSETKSLQRNLQQTQERKAQLEDEIMAYEERMKKLNMELKKLQGFQQQSELEVHNFDKKLEEMGNQVLQWQRQHQSDLKMLAAKETQLREFQEEMTALKENLLADEKEPSLMPSKPAPKENYRHHRENDQIMCNVEQWAKEQKLANEKLGNKLREQVKYIAKLTGEKDKEPSRRNSHLPSSPLFPSHSHLHNVMVHLQQENKKLKNEIEEKKLKAGNPRICAKVLGPCKLEPSQKGKLCGALGWRGVCQDPLPKMDLTKYTGVPHCSGSSYC